The DNA region aggggtttgggataaagtctcctgaaatattattagaggagattaaaaatgaattatatgtctaacaaaattttcgatataattaaagaaataatgttacatatacttacacattcgtcataaacattttggaccgcttcaacgacagccccatccttcccaacccgagcagccttccataatacgtggtccggaagagatgttgcgtcactttctcctcggctagctacacattgaattagattataagatcatcaattataacatattgtgacaatgtataagctcatagcatttgaatatactcacaattctttgttgtaaccgtgcataacccgtacgcccttttttgtacggatacgcgggttttgatgcccttttcctatttatgtcgcttatttcctggataaaaaagtttaaggcatattagaaccaagtaacttaacaattgtataataccataattaatagacattacatggaatttttcgtttcttcgtttggcgacaaagttatcccattcatcggctgaaataatctcggcatacttcattggccgttctccttcaacaaattttccttcctcatccttgagaaatttgttgcacaaaaaggatcgaaatcctcggagtctttttccggccaattgaatacaatatttttgccggctttcatcgatgtgaaaggatctctaaaaaacatacaaatggagtgtgttattataaagtaatattataacaatatatggttaacaaatagttaacaaaaaaaacatataacaatatatggtaagtacctgtatctccgaccatattttttccttgccaaccttcaagtccggacttctccaattatcacatgtaatcggaatatgttggcgaacaaggaaaccaatgtaacttgccaacattgaaccgttaggctcaattagttggtcttcagcactccaatgtacttcaaattttacacccttgtctcttgcacgaatgattgacttcataacagtcaatcctcgtttgatttctttttcaacattattacgtgattcattcgcggcatgggtatcgtcttggttagccattttatttgtaatatagaaatgattcaataagacccaagtaagacaatgattcaatacgtgaacacatttactgcatgcacaaacttactgcatacacatttactcacacacacctactgcatgcaaaagaccaatgcaaacttatggtgtttggaacatgaacaaacttgcatccataatcatcaaacttccaagcacaagctcaaacacacttcaaatatatcagttttcaatcagaaataaaaaaccttacaacaaggtgctcatgaacaccatatagtgctcagtttgccctaaacaacattaatcaacataatgcacaaaatgaaaaactaagtttagaaaatgccctaatcaaacacatgaagaaagtgaacggtaacgatggagaagagaaataccttaaaggtgacggtaacgatggagaagaaagtgaacagtgacggtggaagaggttaacgcagtgaacgtgaacggtgagggagggagaacgaacgacgacgatgacggtgagggagggagaacgaacggaggacgagagtaatcgcagtagagagtaatcgcagttgagagaaaacccagttacgtaaacgaaatagcttatagagagggaaaataaagagacatgcagtatatgttataattttaatgtttactaaaggggaccttagagggcgcttttttaaaaaagcaccctctaaagggggcctaagagggcgcttctaaaagcgctctctaaggctttccaaaaagcgccttataaactggaaatgtacatggacatagagagcgcttttttagaagcgccctctaaggttacccttagagggcactttcaataaagcgtcctctattggtgtcccttcatttcctcattattttttcgcttcactttagagggcgctttgttacaaaagcgccctctaaagtgcgctgtctattcaagttgttcgctccttattttttctcttcactttagagtgcgcttttgtaataaagcgccctctaaggggcgctgtctattccagtttttggcgtagtgataaTTTTTTTGATCTTCAAATCCAACCACGATCTAAATgattgtgatcaactcaacaaaacctTTTTCAAATGGTTTACAAAAGGACTAACCAAACGTATTGATCTCACAATCGATGAATTCAATAATCTGCAAATGAAACATAaaagagatagatagatagagtATACAATGATTTGTTTAGACAGTTTcccaatcgacctcgctatgggtacgtctgccctcaattcgaactcgaattgagataatgaaattaacaTTACTTTGCAAAAGTACAATACAAGAGAAATGTAGCAACGAAACCatacaaaccctaagtttgatgttgattcaAACACTTTCTCTTTCCTTGATCTGAGCTTGACCAAGTAACCCAACAATGCCAATTTGATCCATTGTCCCAtgctactcctttgcaagaaccttcTATTTTTTAAAGTCTTCACTCGATCAAATCCAAATTGTGAATTATTGTAATccaagatttaccaatatgatccaCCGTCTCACGCTACCCCTTTGCAAGAAACTCCTGTTCTTCAAAGTCTTCACTTGATCGGATCCAAATTgcgtaatcttgtccaaaaccttcaaatccctaattgatcttgaaggaaaatcccaacttggttttcttatttgaaaccctcaaagatctcaatCCAATTTACAACtcaacaacctaaattggacgttatcaaccgATTCTAGATGGCACACAAACAAAGAATGAGTATGTATActttgtttgtgtgtatgcatagaatgaggttgaagatgattAGAACTCTTTGAAATTCTGGTTTTGTGTAAGTTTATTCTAGAACCTTACTAGAAATTATGCATGCATGAAGTATATATATGTATGAAAGTTTGAGACAAAATgaatgcaaaagatttgaaaaagtcatgaatttttgaaaaaatatgTTGCATTTATCGACCTATGTAAGTGATGTATTGACATGTTTgatgcatgtgtcgacctgtataggtcatgtgATGACCTGTATAAGTCATGTGTCAACTTGTAGAGGCAGCACATCAAACAGAATCTACAGGCTTTAAAAATGACTTACATGTGTCGACCTATAACTCGTATGTGtcgatacataactcgtatgtGATGACACATAAACCTGCAGGCTTTAAGAACGATCCACATGTGTCGGCACATAACATGTATGTGTCGGCACATAAACCTATTTTTCCCATAAAAACTTGTTTTTAATCCATGAAATCTTTTCTAaaccttttctaaaccattttaaaaatatttttatgttTTCTAATGTTAAGATGCACATTAAGACTCAGGGTATACAGTCTAATATACATAAATATTAAAGTATCttagttttgacatcatacaaaataaATCTAACGGGAAGTTGCACTCACAATGTGGATGGGAAATAATATTCTCCCGTGACGGGAAACGGGGACGTGGATGGGGAAATATTGGGGGCATGGCAAGGAGTGGAGAAACATCATTCTCACATTCCCTGTCCCGTTGACATCCCTAGCTCGAGTACAGTGTCAAAAGAGCAAGGGCTACTACATCGTCGCTCGAATGTAGTGAGAAATAAGGAAGGATTCCCATATTTTTCGTAAACAGGTGTGGGTAAAGAAATTAGTTCATGAAAGGAGAATTCGCTTTGGATCATGGAATATATGCACACTTATTGAAAAATCTATGGAAATAGTGGGTGTTATGGTTAGGAGGAAGATCGCTTTTATGTGCCAACAAAAAATTAAGTGGACGGGTAAAAAAGTGAAACTAAGTGGACATACACTCTGTTTGAAAAATTGCAGGAACATGAGATGGAGATAAAGAGACTTGTTGATGACGAAGATGGCAAGACATGTTTCATTGAAATACAAATTTtcattgttttatttttaatctaaaaattctgaaacatcttcatcatcatccttGTGAATCTTGGTGAAGATCAAATGTTGAAATATATTCTTAATAGCTTCTCATTCATTTGTCTCTGATATCTAAAATTAACAAAGATTAGATAAGAAAACTAGTTTATCATATAAAGACAATGGATTATAGAACACATTGAACCAATTTTTTTGCTCTTGATATCCATCGTGAACGCTCCTTTAAATTTCACTTTTTTTTCTAATCCTAATGTATTCATTACCCaactaaattaatttttattagTATTCGTAATTAGATTTAATTTATCTACAACATCTATTATAACAATGTTTTACATTATTAATTAATCATAATCTTACAATGATTTAAAACATTTAACTTTAACCATAATTACTTCTAAAATTATATAAACGAATTATTTTGATTTAGAATGTTGAGAGAAATTAACTTTGAGTGTCTTAAAATCAATCAATTTATAATTTAGACCAACCATTATTTTATGATTTTAAGTACTACCATTTCTTATATTATACAATATTAAGGATCAATTTAATATGAATATTTTTAAATGATATAAGAGATGAACATATACTATTTTTAATGAAACTAgattttataataataaaaaaaataggAAATAAATATATAGTCAGTTTGTTTTAACTTTTTCTTCTTGATTTTTATAGCATTAcatattttttataaaaatatatatataatttttttaaaaaacttCAAATAAAACTTCTCCTGAACCCTTTAAACTTTTATATGTATAACACTTGTGGTAATGTAAAGGGAGGGGCCAGGACACTTGCTTGTCAATCCCCTAGGTCTGTACATTAATAGTTGGTGCTAACTTTTAGTTTTAAGCAAATCTTTCACAGCAGTTGTAGTCAACCTTGcatatattaaaataaataaacCATGCAAATAAAATGAGTTTACTGTTGCAAAGATGAAATATTAAAAAACATGATAACACTATATATGAAATCATTAGGAAAAGAATAATAGCTCCTATGGTTGAAAACAGGTAGTAAAATGTCACTTAGGACATAGGAACAAAACAAGAGCTTTGTGACAATATAAGGAACCTCAAATAAGGTAAACAATTGTAGAAGTCATCAAAAGTGTCAAAATAGTAAATTTCCTAAACTAGTAAGTACTATAGAAATAGAGAGCTTTTGTAAATACATATGAAAAAATATCAAGACAAAATAGTTTACAAATATAAAAGACAATAAAGTACATAATTTAACCTAATACCATCAAGATCAGATCAAACAAGACTATAATTTGAACATAATGTATGTATGGAACTTTTACCCTTTGGGTGCTCAAGGTGCCAGCCTCATCAAGTATGGTTTCTTACCAAAAAGTCAAGTTTAAAACAAGACAGTAAGAATTTCAGGAGAATGATTTAAGGTGGAAAACTTGGCAAGCTGGTGCGTATGCCTTCTTGGCTGAAGCTTGTTGAAACTTCTTTCCAGCAGTATCATTTTCTTCTAAACTTGTTTGAACGAAAAACCTTATCCACCAAGATGAGCTCCGCAATTTGGCCTTCATAAAGAGAATATCAAATCTTAAGAGAAGAGAAGCAGAACAAGAAGATATCAAACTAAATAAATAATAGTCACTTACGGGACGACCAAATTTGGCCAATTGTTCACCTCTAACCCTCTGTTGACCAGGATAACCTATGCATGAAAATGAGAAATCAGGACAAAGATATCACAAGTGAATTAAAAACTAAACGAGCGTGATTTGTTACTGACTGCTAAGATTATGAGTTTATTATTGCTGGAACTGCCTAGGTGAATATTGGCCTAGCCAGCCAAATATATATTGCCAAAATAAATACCAAAGATAAATTCAGTTCCGGATTTAAAGCGTTCAAAAGCATAAACTAGAAGATCAGAAGATTCAGAAAGGACGGTACCTGAAAAGATAACCACACTGTCAGAAGATACTCTCACTAACTCTGGCAGGGTTTTATTCAGGTATTTTGGGGATAAGTAGTCCAATGCATCCGACACAATGACAAGAGAAAATGACTTTGCGCGGTAAGGTAAAGGAAACTTTATGTCAGCCACGCGCACAATGCCCTTTCTTACAAGACTTTTGCACTTTGCGCCTGCATCATCTAATTCGTAAGGTTCTACTCCCCAAGCTTCGGTATCCTCTTCTGCTAACAAACTAGATACCACAGTACAAGTGTCGGGGCCAACGTGCAAAACCTTATGCATGCTGTCTCCATATGCTTTCTTCAAAATGGGCAATGCTTGTAGTACTTCTAATGTACATGATGAACCACCTGCAAAAACGCACTAGAGCTGTTTTAAGTGCAACAAAATTTTCAATATTTATAATTTGAAATCAACATTTCTACTACAAATGCTAACTAACTTGTACCAACTGATCATACAAACAAGATATTAATAATTACAGATTATGATACAGTGACTTCAAGTCCCAATAAATAGTATGCACGTGAAAACTATAATGATGGTCGAGACAAAAAATAACCTCATTGTGTGCATGTTGATTGGAGAACAATCAATGAATTAAAGGATTTTATAGGTGACATCCAAAACATTACAAAATCAAGAGAAAAAAAGACACTTAAACAATCCAGTGCCACGGTCTCATAAAAAACACTCGCCCAAGCTTTCTTCTGCAGGAAATATTCAGGAAGCATGAGGTTCAAAATAACAAATTAATGGTTTTTGTACCTTCAAGTTTACTCACATCCTTAATATCACTACTAGCAGCACCTGCCATGTAACCAAACAAATCAACGTCAACATCAGCATCATTAGAATTTTAAAGCAAATGTCAATTAATGAAACAGCGCATGTTCATTGTTAGTTTATGCAGTGATGTGAGACActtttttcttttcatttaaTGTAGATATGTTGACAATATGAGAATAGCTGAATGATTATGACGGTGTGATCTAGGTTCTATGAGGCTGGTGCAAGATCTAGGCATCTACATGATGATGTAAATAAATTTTCATTTGTATTCCTCTACTGTTTAGCTACATTGACTGTATTCATTTTGAATACACCACTGTATTTTTGTCACCGTAGCATCGTCCTAAGTCGTAATGAACAAAAGACTGGATCCGAGATTATTAAACCCGAGGAAGTTGCAAAATACTCAGGTCTAAAAGACCAGATCCAGAGTCAAAAGTTTCGCGTTTGGCATCTGAAACATAATATTTGGAGGGCCAAATTCAAAATCCTTGTCTTATTCTTTGGTAAAAGATCTTTTTCTTTATGAGGGTTTTAGAACTTAAAGTTAACAGATTAATTACAAACCTGAACTGCTGTAAAAATAACCAATCAGAAGAATTGCACCCTGAAAATTTTGCAAAAATCAGTTCATTAAATTGGCTGTGTTGATGGTAAGCAGGGAAGAATATATAGGACCCATTTGGATAAACAACTCATTTGCAGCTTATAATACAAGCGCTTGTCATGATAAGCACTTATGTATAGGTTATTTTTATAGcaaaaaacaaaataaagttAAATTATTTTCATAAAAGCTGTAAGTTATTTTCATAAGCTATATTGGAAAACTTATgaaaaaaaaagatgaaaacaacTTATGAACAAAGTCATAAGTTGGTTTAACAAGTTCTCCCAACAGTCTTACAAAATTTCTGTCAGTATATAAGTTCTAATAAGTCAATCCAAACAGGCTCATAGTATAAAGTAGATTAAAAAGATTATATACTGAATTACGTGAAAGAG from Lathyrus oleraceus cultivar Zhongwan6 chromosome 1, CAAS_Psat_ZW6_1.0, whole genome shotgun sequence includes:
- the LOC127083572 gene encoding probable pectin methylesterase CGR2, translating into MSRRPVNPSRRLGDGGSIPFVASIQSKSHNSPLISIGLVIVGAILLIGYFYSSSGAASSDIKDVSKLEGGSSCTLEVLQALPILKKAYGDSMHKVLHVGPDTCTVVSSLLAEEDTEAWGVEPYELDDAGAKCKSLVRKGIVRVADIKFPLPYRAKSFSLVIVSDALDYLSPKYLNKTLPELVRVSSDSVVIFSGYPGQQRVRGEQLAKFGRPAKLRSSSWWIRFFVQTSLEENDTAGKKFQQASAKKAYAPACQVFHLKSFS